The Salvia miltiorrhiza cultivar Shanhuang (shh) chromosome 1, IMPLAD_Smil_shh, whole genome shotgun sequence genome has a window encoding:
- the LOC131019610 gene encoding protein GLUTELIN PRECURSOR ACCUMULATION 3 isoform X1: MKTHCWVRASDSDFTGPLPQPRSGHTAVNIGKSKIIFFGGLVDKQFLNDVTVYDIDNDMWFQPECTGSGSDGNVGPSPRAFHIAVSIDCHMFIFGGRSGAKRLCDFWVLDTDIWQWSELTTFGDLPSSRDFAAASAVGNNKIVMYGGWDGKKWLSDVYVLDTISLEWMELSVSGTIPPPRCGHSVTMIEKRLLIYGGRGGGGPIMGDLWALKGLIKEENEPPGWTQLKLPGQAPSPRCGHTVASGGPYLMLFGGHGTGGWLSRYDIYYNDCVVLDRVSVQWKRLPTSNEPPAARAYHSMNCAGTRYLLFGGFDGKSTYGDLWWLVPEDDPIAKRSGISSSEVVPEIYTTMEEKESQREGDAITELQKRLEVSGLLSKSMHIVDEMEDKELIQQALRVGGKETVSNMQAVQALRDHWMRSAPESITLKEITPLLHDYQRLITRHHIGKVGSNLELVGLGFAGKGASFRFYHIKTASQLRLNDIPNLLAEYKELLSSTNIT; encoded by the exons ATGAAGACTCATTGCTGGGTTCGAGCTTCTGATTCCGATTTTACTGGCCCACTTCCCCAACCTCGAAG TGGCCACACAGCTGTGAACATTGGGAAGTCGAAGATTATATTTTTTGGTGGCCTGGTGGACAAGCAATTCCTAAATGACGTCACAGTTTATGACATTG ACAACGATATGTGGTTTCAACCAGAGTGCACGGGCAGTGGTTCCGATGGGAATGTGGGCCCAAGTCCACGTGCTTTTCATATTGCTGTTTCAATTGATTGTCACATGTTCATATTTGGTGGGAGGTCTGGTGCTAAGAG GTTATGTGATTTCTGGGTTTTGGATACCG ATATTTGGCAGTGGTCAGAACTTACCACATTTGGCGATTTGCCTTCATCTAGGGACTTTGCAGCTGCTTCAGCTGTTGGAAACAATAAAATTGTGAT GTATGGTGGCTGGGATGGCAAAAAGTGGCTCTCAGATGTCTATGTCCTAGACACAA TTTCACTTGAATGGATGGAGTTGTCAGTTTCAGGGACAATACCTCCACCTAGATGTGGCCATTCTGTTACAATGATTGAGAAGCGGTTACTCATCTATGGTGGCAGAG GTGGTGGGGGTCCAATCATGGGTGATCTATGGGCTTTGAAAGGACTCATTAAAGAAG AGAATGAACCACCTGGATGGACCCAATTAAAGCTTCCAGGACAAGCTCCTTCACCCCGTTGTGGACACACTGTGGCTTCTGGAGGGCCTTAC CTTATGCTATTTGGAGGGCATGGAACTGGTGGTTGGTTGAGCCGTTATGATATTTATTACAATGATTGTGTTGTTCTAGACAGGG TGTCTGTGCAATGGAAACGCTTGCCTACTAGCAATGAACCCCCAGCTGCTCGAGCATATCATTCGATGAACTGTGCTGGTACTCGGTACCTTTTGTTTGGTGGCTTTGATGGAAAATCAACTTATGGTGATCTCTGGTGGCTTGTACCTGAAG ATGATCCTATTGCAAAAAGGTCTGGAATATCTTCTTCTGAAGTTGTTCCAGAAATATATACAACCATGGAAGAAAAG GAAAGCCAAAGAGAAGGAGATGCAATTACAGAGTTGCAGAAACGATTAGAAGTTTCAGGTTTACTTTCTAAATCTATGCACATTGTCGATGAAATGGAAGACAAAGAACTCATCCAACAAGCGTTAAGAGTTGGCGGTAAAGAGACTGTCAGTAACATGCAG GCTGTGCAAGCACTCCGAGACCACTGGATGAGATCTGCTCCAGAATCCATAACTTTGAAGGAGATTACCCCATTACTGCATGATTACCAACGGTTAATTACTCGCCATCATAT AGGAAAGGTGGGATCTAATCTTGAGCTTGTGGGGCTTGGTTTTGCTGGAAAAGGTGCATCATTTCGCTTCTACCACATTAAAACTGCTTCTCAG TTGCGCTTGAACGACATCCCGAATTTATTAGCAGAGTACAAAGAGCTTCTATCATCTACAAATATAACTTGA
- the LOC131019610 gene encoding protein GLUTELIN PRECURSOR ACCUMULATION 3 isoform X2 translates to MTSQFMTLTTICGFNQSARAVVPMGMWAQVHVLFILLFQLIVTCSYLVGGLVLRGIYLFFLVTDIWQWSELTTFGDLPSSRDFAAASAVGNNKIVMYGGWDGKKWLSDVYVLDTISLEWMELSVSGTIPPPRCGHSVTMIEKRLLIYGGRGGGGPIMGDLWALKGLIKEENEPPGWTQLKLPGQAPSPRCGHTVASGGPYLMLFGGHGTGGWLSRYDIYYNDCVVLDRVSVQWKRLPTSNEPPAARAYHSMNCAGTRYLLFGGFDGKSTYGDLWWLVPEDDPIAKRSGISSSEVVPEIYTTMEEKESQREGDAITELQKRLEVSGLLSKSMHIVDEMEDKELIQQALRVGGKETVSNMQAVQALRDHWMRSAPESITLKEITPLLHDYQRLITRHHIGKVGSNLELVGLGFAGKGASFRFYHIKTASQLRLNDIPNLLAEYKELLSSTNIT, encoded by the exons ATGACGTCACAGTTTATGACATTG ACAACGATATGTGGTTTCAACCAGAGTGCACGGGCAGTGGTTCCGATGGGAATGTGGGCCCAAGTCCACGTGCTTTTCATATTGCTGTTTCAATTGATTGTCACATGTTCATATTTGGTGGGAGGTCTGGTGCTAAGAGGTATCTA TTTATTCTTCTTGGTCACAGATATTTGGCAGTGGTCAGAACTTACCACATTTGGCGATTTGCCTTCATCTAGGGACTTTGCAGCTGCTTCAGCTGTTGGAAACAATAAAATTGTGAT GTATGGTGGCTGGGATGGCAAAAAGTGGCTCTCAGATGTCTATGTCCTAGACACAA TTTCACTTGAATGGATGGAGTTGTCAGTTTCAGGGACAATACCTCCACCTAGATGTGGCCATTCTGTTACAATGATTGAGAAGCGGTTACTCATCTATGGTGGCAGAG GTGGTGGGGGTCCAATCATGGGTGATCTATGGGCTTTGAAAGGACTCATTAAAGAAG AGAATGAACCACCTGGATGGACCCAATTAAAGCTTCCAGGACAAGCTCCTTCACCCCGTTGTGGACACACTGTGGCTTCTGGAGGGCCTTAC CTTATGCTATTTGGAGGGCATGGAACTGGTGGTTGGTTGAGCCGTTATGATATTTATTACAATGATTGTGTTGTTCTAGACAGGG TGTCTGTGCAATGGAAACGCTTGCCTACTAGCAATGAACCCCCAGCTGCTCGAGCATATCATTCGATGAACTGTGCTGGTACTCGGTACCTTTTGTTTGGTGGCTTTGATGGAAAATCAACTTATGGTGATCTCTGGTGGCTTGTACCTGAAG ATGATCCTATTGCAAAAAGGTCTGGAATATCTTCTTCTGAAGTTGTTCCAGAAATATATACAACCATGGAAGAAAAG GAAAGCCAAAGAGAAGGAGATGCAATTACAGAGTTGCAGAAACGATTAGAAGTTTCAGGTTTACTTTCTAAATCTATGCACATTGTCGATGAAATGGAAGACAAAGAACTCATCCAACAAGCGTTAAGAGTTGGCGGTAAAGAGACTGTCAGTAACATGCAG GCTGTGCAAGCACTCCGAGACCACTGGATGAGATCTGCTCCAGAATCCATAACTTTGAAGGAGATTACCCCATTACTGCATGATTACCAACGGTTAATTACTCGCCATCATAT AGGAAAGGTGGGATCTAATCTTGAGCTTGTGGGGCTTGGTTTTGCTGGAAAAGGTGCATCATTTCGCTTCTACCACATTAAAACTGCTTCTCAG TTGCGCTTGAACGACATCCCGAATTTATTAGCAGAGTACAAAGAGCTTCTATCATCTACAAATATAACTTGA